From the Equus przewalskii isolate Varuska chromosome 19, EquPr2, whole genome shotgun sequence genome, one window contains:
- the SNRPC gene encoding U1 small nuclear ribonucleoprotein C isoform X3: MEEQAQSLIDKTTAAFQQGKIPPTPFSAPPPAGAMIPPPPSLPGPPRPGMMPAPHMGGPPMMPMMGPPPPGMMPVGPGSQHGPPAHLSYSSDQTLSAPGMRPPMGGHMPMMPGPPMMRPPARPMMVPTRPGMTRPDR, from the exons ATGGAAGAGCAGGCTCAGAGCCTGATTGACAAAACAA CCGCTGCATTTCAACAAGGAAAGATACCTCCGACTCcattctctgctcctcctcctgcagggGCAATGATCCCACCTCCTCCTAGTCTCC CGGGTCCTCCTCGCCCTGGTATGATGCCAGCACCTCATATGGGAGGTCCGCCCATGATGCCAATGAtgggtcctcctcctcctgggatgATGCCAGTGGGACCTG GTTCCCAGCATGGGCCTCCTGCTCACCTTTCCTACAGCTCCGACCAAACGCTTAGTG CTCCTGGAATGAGGCCACCTATGGGAGGCCACATGCCAATGATGCCCGGGCCCCCAATGATGAGACCACCTGCCCGTCCCATGATGGTACCCACTCGTCCAGGAATGACTCGACCAGACAGATAA
- the SNRPC gene encoding U1 small nuclear ribonucleoprotein C isoform X2: MPKFYCDYCDTYLTHDSPSVRKTHCSGRKHKENVKDYYQKWMEEQAQSLIDKTTAAFQQGKIPPTPFSAPPPAGAMIPPPPSLPGPPRPGMMPAPHMGGPPMMPMMGPPPPGMMPVGPAPGMRPPMGGHMPMMPGPPMMRPPARPMMVPTRPGMTRPDR, translated from the exons ATGCCCAA GTTTTATTGTGACTACTGCGATACATACCTCACTCATGACTCT CCATCTGTGAGAAAGACACACTGCAGTGGTAGGAAACACAAAGAGAATGTGAAAGACTACTATCAGAAATGGATGGAAGAGCAGGCTCAGAGCCTGATTGACAAAACAA CCGCTGCATTTCAACAAGGAAAGATACCTCCGACTCcattctctgctcctcctcctgcagggGCAATGATCCCACCTCCTCCTAGTCTCC CGGGTCCTCCTCGCCCTGGTATGATGCCAGCACCTCATATGGGAGGTCCGCCCATGATGCCAATGAtgggtcctcctcctcctgggatgATGCCAGTGGGACCTG CTCCTGGAATGAGGCCACCTATGGGAGGCCACATGCCAATGATGCCCGGGCCCCCAATGATGAGACCACCTGCCCGTCCCATGATGGTACCCACTCGTCCAGGAATGACTCGACCAGACAGATAA
- the SNRPC gene encoding U1 small nuclear ribonucleoprotein C isoform X1 — protein sequence MPKFYCDYCDTYLTHDSPSVRKTHCSGRKHKENVKDYYQKWMEEQAQSLIDKTTAAFQQGKIPPTPFSAPPPAGAMIPPPPSLPGPPRPGMMPAPHMGGPPMMPMMGPPPPGMMPVGPGSQHGPPAHLSYSSDQTLSAPGMRPPMGGHMPMMPGPPMMRPPARPMMVPTRPGMTRPDR from the exons ATGCCCAA GTTTTATTGTGACTACTGCGATACATACCTCACTCATGACTCT CCATCTGTGAGAAAGACACACTGCAGTGGTAGGAAACACAAAGAGAATGTGAAAGACTACTATCAGAAATGGATGGAAGAGCAGGCTCAGAGCCTGATTGACAAAACAA CCGCTGCATTTCAACAAGGAAAGATACCTCCGACTCcattctctgctcctcctcctgcagggGCAATGATCCCACCTCCTCCTAGTCTCC CGGGTCCTCCTCGCCCTGGTATGATGCCAGCACCTCATATGGGAGGTCCGCCCATGATGCCAATGAtgggtcctcctcctcctgggatgATGCCAGTGGGACCTG GTTCCCAGCATGGGCCTCCTGCTCACCTTTCCTACAGCTCCGACCAAACGCTTAGTG CTCCTGGAATGAGGCCACCTATGGGAGGCCACATGCCAATGATGCCCGGGCCCCCAATGATGAGACCACCTGCCCGTCCCATGATGGTACCCACTCGTCCAGGAATGACTCGACCAGACAGATAA